TCAggatttccatactgcttttaaCTTGATTTCATCTACAAGAATGTTGCAGGTTAGGGTGCTTTGTCCCTGGAGGTTGCTCCTGCCTAACAGATGTTTCATTCACATTGGCTGATAAGGATTGTCTTAGGTAGGCAACTGTGGCTCAGAATGTGCACTAGCTCCCTCACAAAAGCACTTCAGTCTCTGGGTCTCAAGGCTTTTTAATGACATCAGAAGGATGGCACCTTTCACTTGAAATAACACACTATAATGCAGGAATTTCTACCTTCCCCACCTATAAGAAGTTGCTTACGTTATAAAATAAGGCCTCCTTGGAGTGCTTCCCAAATTGTTTGTAGAGAGTCTCTTGGAATATACCCATCCTTGCTGACATTAGAAGAGCAAAAGTCAGTGCCCCGATGCCTAAGACACAAACACTGGGTTACAAGACGGCCtgcatttgttcattttcagGTGTTTCCTCAAAGAACATTTATTGCTTGTTTACAGTTCTACGGATATTATAAACTAAATGTAGAACAtgtacaacattttaaaaataggtaaaaatcAACCACAATATCACCGTCTAACCTTTTATTTTCTACATCTCTCTATATctaatgcatatatttttatactaagatgggatgagattgcatgcacgattttatatcttgcttttCTTGGGatgttttctcacatttttcttcaagtccttcattaatttttttcaaaattgtgattTAATGACTGTATATTATTCTACCACATGGTTGGATATAATCTAACCATCTAATCTAATTAGAAATAATCTAACCATTCTCCCTTAAATGTCTTTCAGGGAGAATGGTTAGATTATTTCCAATTACCTCATCACTGAAATCAATATGTATCATTGTACACAAACCTTTaaacattttgattatttccttagaataaaCTTATAAATGGAATTACCGAATCAAAGgttgaagacattttaaaaacttaatatacAATATTTTTCCAGAAAGGCTGTGTCAATTTAAACTaatcatttatatgaaaatggTTTTGTCATTCTATACCCTCGCAGcaatgaaaataatcatttatCATTTTGCCAATATGACAGGACAAAGTAAAAAGGTattgtattttagttttaattttcatttctttgatgaACGAACTAGTGAAGCTtaacataaaattatcatttattaattttccccATGAATTGTATACTCATGTCCTTTGCAAACTTTTCTCATTAGGTGAAGTATTTTTCTCATAGTTCATACAGATCTTTCTATGTTAAGAATAGCAACCTAAAGggataaaattcaaagaaaagagaACCACAGTCTTTTATTGCTACTTCCCTTCCACGATGTCAGTCTCAATCTGTTCTTGTTATTACTGAAAGTACCTGGAAAGAATTTCCCTCCAAATCAGACAGTGTGAGAACAAGGCTCTCTAGGAGTTCTCTAATTAATTCTACAAAGAGATacttgtatttaagaaaaaaaaaattcccaggagATTATGATGATCAGTTAGATTCGGGAACACTGCCATCTGGAACAGCTAACCTATGAAGAATATAAATCTAAGATTTAGAAATGGGTCCCTTGGAAATTTGAAGAGTCAACTGGTTAATGTGCCCTTCTTTTGCAGATGCTTTTACTCAGCAGATGGATCATGAAAAAATGGATGACAGCCCACGCGCTGCTCTCagagcatgctaggcaggcaaGTAGACACACTTTTCTTTCAAGGCCAGTGGCAACCAAGAAACATATAGATCCATGTTGTCCAGCACTCTGCCACAaatatggacttttttttttcatttcttgaatGCTAAGGTTTAGAGATGCAGGATCCCCTCTCTTCCAGGGCATAATTTTTTTAGCTGAAGCTTCTTGCCAAGAAACACTTCCCTTAGGAGAAAACTAAGCAAACATAACTTCAGAGGCAATTAGCTTTATTGTAATTACTGTACTTGCCTAGTAACCACCATGCAAAGGCCTGGAATCCATCATTTTCACCCACACTGGACTGGGAAGtctaggaaataagaaaatacactagatacagagaccagaatCACATGCAACATGCAAGAGAGACAAGGGAAGTATttatgctatccatttccctccatTCCTCTCTTGCAGAGACTCAAATCCTTACATTacaaaagttttaatttgttttattattaatgaGTGTCTGGTAACCAGGCCCCAATGGCAAGTAGTGAATATAAATGATTTGTGAGCTGATTCTTACCACCTGCTTTGCTGACATGAAAGTGCAAAGAAAAATCCCTGCAGACACCAGGGCAATGGAGGTATACTTGAAAATACTGTatctgcaaaataaaaacaaaacataggaAAACACATTTCCAAATGACATTTATAGTCAATGGGGTATGTAAGTACAAATCACTAAAATGTGACCTTCCAGCAGAGTCCACACAGGCAGGTACATGAAGGAATCAGGGTACTGACTGGTTTCTAAACATTTTCCCTGGGGtggttaaaataatttgtttccaACAGTTTGTTGATAAACAGATTGCTGCATcaggaaacaaaaatagaaacagacACAGACCAGGCATGACACTGCATTCTGCTCTTGAGAGTCCATAGGGAGCCTGGCCAGTCTTAACTGGGTTCGGTGGCTTTCCCTGTCTTTACAGAACTCAAACCTGAGTCCTAAGACACACACCACCAAAGAGGAAGAACAGACCATCAGGTACCAGTAGCAGCATTCAATGCTCAGAAAATGattaaattgattaattaaaatgattaaattaaattcTCTGAGgatggtattatttttaaattttctgaataaCTTAAATGTTGCTTTTGAATGTTGGCATACTTGGACAAAGAGAATTTTCAATTTATAGAACAATGAGCGATAGTAATAGCGACATTTCACATTAACTAAAATAGCATCATTATTATCCCTTTCAGATTTTTGGTGATCGAGCAAAAAGCTTCagggaaggattaaaaaaaattaaaatgaaatgtaataaataaaataagtgtaataaataaaaattaaatttagatgTTAAGTGTAAATAGTCACAGATGACTACTGGTAACCATACTACACAGTGAAGCTCTATTGGTTTAATAGGTACATATGGTACCATAGATTTAGTCATGACAAGAGTTAATCAACTCAGAGAAGATACTACTCCAAAATCACAGATAAGCCCACTCACCTGGCCAACTGCCTCAGGAAACTATATCATTGTGCaccatttttagaaaaagaactaagaaaaaaggTAGATGGCCAAAAGCAAACTTACATCCACAAAGGGAAAAAGAATCCAGATGATAAGCCCAGGGATGGTGGCTTAGCATATCACTTCTATACATAAAATACGAAAGTGTGTTGTTtaccttttctttaaaatgataattCCCAGAATCATGTTGGCAATTAGGGACCCctataaaaaggaaacaagaataacAAAAAGAGTCTTAGAACACCAGGGaaagaaaacaactcaaaatgaataTGAATGTGTACAAGATGGGAAACATGGAATGAAGGAGGATGGATAAACATGAATAAGGTCCAGATGTTCTATGGCAGCAAAAAGTATAGAGCACAACGATCTCTCATGTTAAACAGTAACCAGCTAATAATGAGAACAAAAATGATCAATTCTCAATAACTGGTCTCAGAAGTTATGACTAATAGGAATAAATGATTTAATAGACTTCTTTTTGTCCAATTTTCCATCTAATTTCTAAGACTTTTAATAAGCTTCTCCTCACCTGCAGTTTtaatgaaagaagtcaaacaaggatctctctctccctctctggaaAGATGTCAATCAATCAGCAAGTGTTTATTAAAGTCTACTATGTGTTAAAGTTCATCTTAAtaactataattaataattacattCAGGAATAGCACATTCAGTGTCACAAAAATCTCAGGCCACCCAGAAATGCTATCCTTCCAGTTATCACCACCCATCCTGCATTCTTTTGCAATCCTACCTACATGACCCTTGAAGTCTTCCCTTCTCTTCTGGGCATACTCTGTTCTTATCTATATACAAACCACACATGGATCTCCCACcatacataggaaaagaagaaaacttgtACTACTTTGGGAAAAATTCCATTTGtcaaaaattttcctttattagctcaagtttttgatgaaaaaaaaaattagaaaagaagtaCAATTTGAGCATTCCTGATCTGAAAATCTGAACTGTtctaaaatccaaaactttttaaGTGCTGACATGATGCCACAAGTAGATAATCCCATGCCCCAAACCTTGTTTCATGTACAAAATCATTAAATGTATTGTATAAAATTTCCTTTAGACTATGTGTATAAGGTACATATGAAACATAAGTAAATTATGTGGTTAGACTTGAGTTCCACAACCTACAATATCTCTTTAGGTATATGCAAATATTGCAAACCTGGAAACACTAGTGGTCACAAGCATTTTGGGTAAGGTATACTCAATCTGTATCTGTTTCATGTAACAGaagtaaatgtaattttttttaatgggaaaaaaaaaaaaaccactaaggctggagttgtggctcagcagtggagcatttgcctagcatgttcgaggccttgggtttgatactcagcatcacataaaaataagtaaaaaataaaggtatggcgtccaactacaactaaaaataaatatatatttaaaaaaaagaaaaagaaaaaaaaactaagtgataaaaaagaaataagttaaataaCATTAATAGTAAGTTTGAATATAAAATCAACCAGATGAAGAAAATTGAAGGTAAAATCTGATTCCcagggaaattttaatttttttttaaataatcaccCATTAGACTTCAAATAAATAAGTTAACTGTCCactttcacatttctttctttttgccttcCTTCTCTGGTGAAAGCCATCCTTGCTCACACATTCACAAACCTACTCTCTTATACCCAAGACCAAAGACTTATTACAAGACCTTTCTACTTTTGCTACATAGTCAGTCTGCTACTTTTTTATGCTTTTCAGAGGAACATGCACATGGCAGCACTTACAGATCTAAATATCATGTGCAAGGGCATGGCAATGTTGAGATTCAGGGCATAGTTGTTCACCACGCTGACAGTAAAGAACATGGTTACCATCACGGCATAGTACCTGAAATACAGAAAGAACAGCAAATCACAGAATCTGTTATTTCCAGAAATCAAGTACAGAAGGAAATCTATATTTTagtctaaaaagaattttatttgtttcctttgcatTAAAAGACTATCACTATTATCATCTGAAgtcaaatattatgtatatataaaaatacaaagtcaGACTAACATGGGAAAAGTTTGAATTACTGAATatgtttaaagaaattattttttcaagtataCATGGCCATTTaaaactaaacttttaaaatgttaatagatATCAATAGGTTTTTTCGAAGTGAATAGATAAATATTACTGTATTGGTTCACTGTATataactttcatatatatattaggTTAAACCATATTAAATTGCCATGGTTTTTTTTGTAATTCAAAAAGGGTTGAACATCAGCAATTTCaataagagaaatatttaaaatcattgaCTAAAGAATGCATGGCAAAGGTAAATAAGTGATTCCATGTTCTTCATGAAATGTTGTCCATTTCTACCTCTGCACATGTGGAGATATAACAACAGAGAGTTGTTCCAAGTTATCTTCTCTGACAAGAACCTATTATGTATTGCTGGTTAGATATGGAGCTCTTTATACATCACAATAGGCAGTAAAGTCCAAGGCTAAATTAACATAGCCTGGAAAGTTTGAGGAGCTTAACAATGAATGTAGAGCACACtgtcacatacacacaaaatcacTAGCCATTGTTTCTTCACAACCTtttaatactatatatataatatattagtGATTTTGCAAGGCTTCTTGTACAATTTTCTCAGTCTTGTCTTAAAGAGATGCCTTTGGGAGGCAAGAAGAGTTCATCAAGGTGTTTCAGGATAATTAACTCAATTATTCCACATGGCTGCTGACCTAGCACTGCCTAGAAATCACTTATGAGGATGAATTACATGAGTAAAACTTTGATTATGGTTTCACAACCGAAAATAAAATAGCTATCACCAACAGGACACACATGGGAGTGTGGTTGTTGGGGGAAGATCATGGGAGTCTCAAGGACAGGCTGGGGAGGTTGAAATTCATTCTGAACATCATGACAACCACTGAGCAAGAAGTGCCACAATGAAATGGTACAAGTAAAACAGGAATAAACAAAAGTGGGCGGAAGGGAGATCAGTCAGCTGGATACTTAAAAGTTATGGTGACACGGAATACGCTCCTAATCCACGCAAATGGCTGAGGTGATGGGAAGAGACAGTGGGAGGAGGCAGGAAAGGCCAAAGAAGTAAAAAGTCACTGGGGCTCCTAGTGCAGGGTAAATGCTGGCCTGCAGGAACAGAAGCGTTATGAAGATATTAAAGCCaacgcaaaaaaaaaagaaatatattccgAATATTtaccatctgttatggtttagatatggggtgtccctccaaagctcatgtgtaagacaaggTAAGAAAGTTGAGGTGAGATGATTGAGTTCTGAGAGCCTTCACCCAGTGATTAATTCCTTGGTAAGGATTAACTGTGGATAacagtagggtgtggctgggggaggtgggtcatgccttttgggtatatatttcgCCCTGGTAAGggaactctctctctgcttcctgatcggCACACTGTGccgctttcctccaccacattctttcaccatgatgttctgcctcacctcatgcTCCAAGGAATGGGGCCTGCTgtctagggactgagacctctgaaactatgagcccccaaataaattcttcctcctctaaatttgttcttgtctatctttcagtcacagcagtaaaaaagctgactaaaacagcatccCACACCAAGAAATTTAAAGGTATGATATTTAATATAACACAATTCAGCCAGTTTTTCTGTGTGCACTGTTCAGGAATGctgcaaaacaacagcaacaaggGTGAACCTGAGTACCTGGATATAGTCACATGGGAATGTTGCTCTCCATGGGTTAAGTGACACCGTTCTTCTAACACTCAAAACTGGATGGATAACACTCAAGTCTCTCATCAAGAAGGCTGAGTCTTCAACACACTGTTTATTGTAAGAACTGCCCTGGGTTCTACCTGGCCTCAGGAGTACAGTTATGCAAGTGTGGAATAGTGGACAAAGGTCTGGCATCAACAATTCTGACTTCGCTTGCTATTCATTTTCAGGTGAAATTCATGTAACATAATATTGaccattttaaagtgaacaattCAGGGGAATTTAGTACACTTACAAAATTGTGTATACCTCTATATAGTCCCCAAAGTTAATCAGTTTTAGAAAGGGACAGTCACACACAAACATAAGTGCACACACTACTGTCTTCCTCACAGTTATGTAAAGTGTTGTGGCAGGAATTTTATCCTAAAAATAGACTCCCCAGAGTTTTGCAATGTGTTAAACCcaaaaaatgaattattctacTGATATCTTTGATATATATCTCAGAAAAGAATGTCTTATACTCCTTTTCTATGGGTTCCATCtctctaactttttaaaaagacccaaaaCAAAGAGACTTTTATGTGTCATACCTTATTGGGATAGCTGGAGGCTTCCTTCCCAAGTCAGCTTCAAAGAGGAAGCCTTCCACAGCAATAAATAAGAACTGTGCAAATGTCACGATGTTCCCACATCCTGGATGCTTCCTGGGTGATGAgtaacagaaaggaaaaataaggcaCAAAGACCGAGATAAAGAGCACTAAAGTCTTATATTTATAATTCCAAAACAGCAGGAAGGATAGATTCCTATTATCCACTGTCTTTCCTTACCTTGGCTCTCAGAGGCCATGGATCACACACCTTTAGCATTATACCTCACAGAAAgtgtaaaattttcttatttattcatccCCAGGTGTAGCAGGCCATGAGTGAGATTTGCTCTGCCCTACTCATTGCCAGAACTGTGACACAGCTTTCCTGGTACTTGGCAGGAGACTGGTTATATGTTCTGGTGGAGATCCAAAAGGCCTGTCGCCAGGAGCTGAGTCAGTACAGGTAGCAAAACCCAAGGACAGAAAGGGGCTGAATTTTCTCCTGGAATGTTTATATACCCTCCTGACTGGGAATCATCGGATCAGGTGATGATAAGGACATTATTTTAGATATGTCTCCAAGGGGGTAAAAACTAGTTCTTGGAAAGGGGGAGGGATCTTACCCCTTTTAAGTATAAGGCACAGTAAAACACACCTGTGCATAAACCAGAATATAGTATATCTATGAAGGGGTGATTTAGAAAAAATGTCTAAAAAGGGTTCTAGTGTCCGAGACAATAAAACTGCGAAAGACTATTGTAGTTCCTTTCACCACAATCCTTACACAGCATTTCAAACCTATTAGGCATCAAGAAATGTCTGTGGAATTCAATTGATCCTCTTCAGTGATCTATGTAACAGTTGGGGAATCTTCCACAGTGACCATTGGGAACAGATTTACAAAGTAGAAAAATTCCTTCTAACAGCCAGCTGGAGGCATTCTGAAAACTAGTAACGTGCTATGCTAATGTTTTTCTTGAGCTTGTCTATTCAGCTCTGCTTGATCACTGGAAAAAGTACCAAGTAAATAGCATCTAGATTTCCCTAACTACCATTAATCACCACTTCATATTCTTCTCTTCATCCTGATTAAAGATATTTACCTAAAGCCAGTGAATAGGATTTAACTGTATTGTTACATATTAATACATTGCTATTTATCAAAACTCCATTTTCTATTGGTAGCATAATATTAAACAAGATATACAAACTCTTAAAGATATCCATCAGGCACAAAAATAGACAAGCTAAGGCATAAGCCATTCTTACAGCAAGTCAGGCTTACCATCTGAAGAGACCTGTCACTGCTCTAAGCTGGACTGCCTAAGAAGGCTTCCTTGAAATCTCCAGTTTTAGATGCCATTCAACAATGTCTCTTTCAGCATTTTTCATAGCAAAGGACAAGGCCAAACATTGCATGGCAGGAATCCATAAATGAGTATGTAAGATCATTATCTCATTCAAGAAGCTAATTAAAACCACTATCTTATATATGAGAGCCCCAAGAAGGAATTCTAACCTAGATGGTCAATGGTACAGTGCTTCCAAACTCCCTCCAGCCCACCACTGTTTATAAATCCATGTGCCTTAAGAGGCTCACTCTCCTACTTCTGATTCCATTGGTCTAGGATTGGACCCTAAGAATCTACTTTCAAAAGTTTTCCttggctgggcatagtggtgcatacctacaatcccagtggcttgggaggctgcagcaggaagatggcaagttcaaaaccagcctcagcaatgcaaccaggctctaagcaacttagtaagatcctgtctcaaaaataaaaagggctggggatgtgactcagtggttaaatgcccctgagttaaatccccagtactaaaaaaaatatttttccttgatCCTAATGTGCAGCCAGAGTTGAAGTGTGCATGAATGTGCATATGGCCATGCATGTGTAAGACGCTTGACCCCTTACATGGGATTGGAGACTACTATGCTCCATAGTGGTTAAAAGTATAGACTAACATGCAAGATTCACTTTCATCACATACCATCTAAatcctgttttctcatctttaaaatgggaaccTATTAGTTGCTCATCTTGGGAGTAAATGAGCCTCTCCCTAAAAAGTACTTAACACAGTGCCTGCCAGAGTGACAAAGGCAAACAGAACCACCAGTGATGACCAGTGCTTAGGGTCTTGCATATTGAAAGGTCTTCAATGAAAATGATGTATTGTTAGTATATTGATAAttcaatgagaaaatacaaatgaagtGCCAAGCACAAGACTGAGCCCAAAAGCTCAAAACTTGCTTTCCTGTCTATCTTCTCTCTATGGAAAGCTCAAGTCAGTTAATGAACATTATCAAAAACCAATTATGCACATTTAGGTGCTAGCTTAGAGGGAGTTCCCAATATGAATGACAACTGATCCTTGCCCTCTGGAAGACAACAGCAGCTTAGGGAGCCAAAGAGGAAGTATGGACAGTGAGAACCCAGTGCCACAGTGGGAATGTTGGAGGATAGACGTATCCCACCCATCTTTGAGCCCCAATCACAGCCTTCACTCAAATAAGCCAATGAATGTAGGAATGGCTCACTTTAACAAGAGTGATCTAGAATATTAGCATATgtacaaaagattttttaaaaggtagtttatttttttttaaaaaaagattcacttTACAAGTGTATTCTccaggtgattttttaaaatatcttgttgTTGTTAAAGGGCTGAGGAGCCAAACCTAGGCCCtcacacccagggcctcacaaaggCTCTATCACTAAGACcccttatgattttttaaaggccatcatgttttcattttacctttattttattgagttaAAGTAGTAGCATGCCCATTTTATTGCCCAAGACACTGAGGGCCACACAGCTGAGCTGAataagtttctcagggcctcaaGGCAAAGTAACAGGGTTTGCATATATCCTTATTCTTCTTCTTAACAGTGGCTTTTTAGTCTTGCAACCTTGCCATTAGCTAATTTTAGGACATTCCCCAGAGGAAATCCTGTATGCATATGAGTGACTCCTCGCCCTCTCTTCTTTACCCCAGGTCCTTTGACAACTCATAATCTACTTTTGTGGTCTCtatttccatataatttttaaatctccctAATGTACTCATATAACTCAAGTTTCTTTCTAAATCTACTTGGCTTTTTAGGAACACATATTATTGTATATCTCTCAGTGGAATTCTATATATTTAACTGGAGTAATTCATCTTAAAAACTTCTGAGTAAAAACTTAATTCTTTCCCTAAatcttttgttcttttgaaaTTTACTCCCCAAGAATTATAATCATTAACTGCCAACAACTTCTCTTACTTTGAATTCTCTTTGGCAAgaatccaaatttttattttttaaaaaaagcaactttGAAGAGAATGAATTGATCAGAtagttcatattttttctttttctagatacAGAAAACTTCCTTATTTAATTCAACATTAGGCCtttaattgaaaaattcaatgggaaaaagaaaatgtttcagattGTTTTCCTAATGTAAGACATACAATACCTTGCCTATCAACTTGTTAGTTGATActtgaatattttgtttcctaGGTAGGAAGGAGCTTCTTAAAGGAGGGGAAGCAGGTACTTATTCATTACTACGGATCCGCTCAGTgcaatatgtttatattttactaCTGGTCCCAAATATAGGTACACAAATCAGAAAGAACAAACTGAATTTATTTCCCAATTTGGGAAAAAcggtttaaaaaattctttttttcccaaaaggtCAACTTTAGTGTTTACATTTAAGAGTAAATTTGCCATTTGCTATGATGCCTAAATGTTATATAAAGAAGTCATGAAAAAGTGCAGCTCCTGctctaaaaaaaattcatgagctTTCCACTGAGATGTTCCCAGATAAAGCAGTGAATTCCAAGATCATATCTAGAATGGACCTCAATGACTATGTGGCCTAAGTAGGTTCTATTTTACTGATTTGTCACAAAAATTGTGACTTACCCAACCAAGTTAGGAAAAGGCAGCTATTTGGTCTGGTACATCACATATCACtgattattttaacaaatatacttTCTCACCACTTAATGAAAACCCACTGTTGTATGCAAAAATGCAgatattcaaaaaaagaaaagaaaaagaaaaagaaggagggatGACTTGTTTATAAATTAGTCAAGTATTCTAAATAGAAGCTcctatggaaatattttataaagttagaTTTGTCCATAACTTTTCTGAACATCTCATAaaacaattgaaataaaattttaagagtaaTGGAAGTCaaccaccagtgtgcttcaagTTTTCTACAtgcatctcatttaatcctttaaaACTTGTGAGCCTGATGGAACCATTACCCTCTTTGGCAGGTATCAAGTCATTTGGAATCAAGTTATTTGGCCAAGGACTCACAAACTAGTAAAAAGAGGCTTCAGTAGCTAGCATATTCTGGCATCATACAGCCTTTTGGCAAGATTTAATTTAAcagcatatataatataaatattgcaCTATTATTTTCTGACCTTCGCTTCCATGGACTACCTAATTacatcacttttttattttaaaaaaatatagatataaactATATGTCAATTTCCAAAGTGGCCTTCCTTTGAAGTGTATCAGATTATAGCCGGATACaggtgttggtttttttttttttcattttcatatcctTCACCACCTACTCCCAAGACAAATAACAGATCTTTATCAGCACTTGCtgtataataaaatgttaagCTCCGTAAGAGCAAAAATGAACTCTTCATAAAGTTTAACTTAACTGGTTGCTTCAGAATGATTTAATCAATggtttcaaataaaatacatctCTTGCAGGCATCACATGAAGAATTGGATGACCAAGATCTATCTGCTGCTCAAGTTCAAAATTAACTGGAAGGTGAAAAAGGGTATTAAATTAGGAATTTAGACATCTTGGACTACAGATCTTGCTCTGCCACTTACAAGTAGTGAAAGACCACCTATTCACTGTCAGCAAAACGGTGAATTCTTGACAACAGGATTAGTTGGAAGATAAATGGAGAATTTAGAAACAGGAAACTAGATGGCACCACAGATATTATTTTACAACAGGGGaaaggaggcccagagaggctaaGTGACTTGAAAAGGGCACACAGTCAGGGGATGGCAAAGTCAAGACTGAAATTCATAACTTTGAGCTTTTTAATCCAGAGCCTTTTCCATTCCACCTGTTGTCTCTTCAGCAACAGTTCTGTCCACTGAACTTTGCACACTGTTTCTCAACGCTATTTGCTAGCTACCTCAATAAAGCTAGTCTAGTAACCTTTGGGAAAGTGTCATAgcctttctcattttatattttcaaaatgcatGTTTCCCAATTTAAAACCTATGATAATATAAAGCTGGAAATGCTCTCTCAGGTCACTTGGACTGATCTTCCACATAAATAATTACCTGTTCTACATCATTGAGATGTATGTTTGGGCAAAATAGTCACAGGCAACTCTGGGGCCAATAATAAAGATGAAACTGTGCGGTGTGTACAAAACCAGAACGCTTTGTAAGTCAGAACGCTTTGCTCAACTTGGGATATGCCACTGACTGGGCGAAGAAATGAGCTGGAGCTGAAGGGGAAGTAGGGGAGAGAGTGGCTGGACGAAGGAATCTGCTCCCTGCCCATCTTGGACCAGTCACTTAAAAAACTCCGCAGGCTTCCAACCCCCAGGGTGCGGAAACTGGGTGACGACTCCAACACCCTCAGTCCGTCCCCTCACCGGGATGCTGTCAGACTTTATTAGGCGGGATAGCCGGCAGTGTGCAGGACCAGAAACAGAGTAGTGGGTCCAAAGGGGTCCCAGGCTGCCCACGCGGGACCGGGCTCATGCATTCCCGCCCCGGCACCGCTCAAGGCGGGGTG
This is a stretch of genomic DNA from Ictidomys tridecemlineatus isolate mIctTri1 chromosome 2, mIctTri1.hap1, whole genome shotgun sequence. It encodes these proteins:
- the Slc35b4 gene encoding nucleotide sugar transporter SLC35B4; this translates as MRPAFAVGLVFAGCCSNVIFLELLARKHPGCGNIVTFAQFLFIAVEGFLFEADLGRKPPAIPIRYYAVMVTMFFTVSVVNNYALNLNIAMPLHMIFRSGSLIANMILGIIILKKRYSIFKYTSIALVSAGIFLCTFMSAKQVTSQSSVGENDGFQAFAWWLLGIGALTFALLMSARMGIFQETLYKQFGKHSKEALFYNHALPLPGFIFLASDIYDHAVLFNKSELYQVPVVGVTVPIMWFYLLMNVITQYVCIRGVFILTTECASLTVTLVVTLRKFVSLIFSILYFQNPFTLWHWLGTLFVFIGTLMYTEVWNNLGTTKSQQQKADKKN